The nucleotide window GAAGTATCAGGGTTGCTGCTGAACGCACCGGCAGTTAGCTCATACAGGCCATCCAGGGCGGCGGCCATGCGGTGCACCGCCCCGATAAACGCGCCCTGCCCCCCGCCAATCATGCCCAGTCGTAATTTCATTCGGTTATTGGTTGAGTTGGAAGAACGTCATGCTGTGCTTATCAAAACATCTGGCGTGCTGACGTTGCTAATGTAGCTGTCATGCTGAGCAGAGCCGAAGCATCTCTACCTCTGGCTAATCAATCGGCATTGCAACGAAGCGGGAGAGATGCTTCGGCTGCGCTCAGCATGACGTTCTAATTCTTGGAAAATCAGGTCGTAGCCCAGGCCCGGTCGCCTTTTTTGTAGGGCACGCAGCCATCGTACTTGCCGGGGACGGGCAGGTAGCGTAGGGCTTTGGTGGCGCCTACTTCGGAGGTGAAATAGCCCAGCAGCGTCAGTTCCTTGATCATGCGGAAATAGTGGTTGGGCGCTTCCGGCTTCTTTGTTTTGGCGTAGTTTTTCTGCTCGGCATCCAGGGCCGTGAGCAGGGCCGTGCGCTGGGCAGCATCCAGGGCCAGGAAGCCCTTGGTGTACTTCTGCTTGGCCGCCTCTTCAAGCTTGGTCAGGCCTTGTTTGAACACCTGCTGGTCGTCGGGCCGGTAACAGTCGCGCACCATCACGGCCATGAAGCCGCCCACGTCGGCGGCTTTCGCGCCGGGTGATTTGGTAGCGGGCAAAATGGTGTCGCCTACCTCGTTCAGGTAGGCCACCTGCTCGGCGTTGAGCACGG belongs to Hymenobacter sp. J193 and includes:
- a CDS encoding gluconate 2-dehydrogenase subunit 3 family protein, which encodes MMNRRDALARVALLMGGAVIGGDYFLSSCSSPSEEKTKTKKPTAAAPKELPAVLNAEQVAYLNEVGDTILPATKSPGAKAADVGGFMAVMVRDCYRPDDQQVFKQGLTKLEEAAKQKYTKGFLALDAAQRTALLTALDAEQKNYAKTKKPEAPNHYFRMIKELTLLGYFTSEVGATKALRYLPVPGKYDGCVPYKKGDRAWATT